Proteins co-encoded in one Accipiter gentilis chromosome 5, bAccGen1.1, whole genome shotgun sequence genomic window:
- the LOC126038153 gene encoding toll-like receptor 2 isoform X1 — protein sequence MENTLPISPGKKHLCRKPPPPAWQRGAGLQMQLVQAGPGGSWAVPIPPHTPPGTTKGNGSGSRYQRGSSAKHGRMRILTRTLHFYFISFLLSRANGFLTLRTPTAYAFPFYNYSYLNLSSVSEAQAPKMARALNFSHNVIEKITKRDLEGFDALEVLDLSYNQIKDIEPGAFESLLSLVSVNLSFNDKKLLVPGLPPHLKRLPTSKASGSLRLSKYFDKPSEAALEPSVSAEELPHLGGPSILQNVNPRLRRSTENLLRRPEKNVTVSPTATLKPDFCGAPINGILNLSNSKLSEEELMLKLDPDLCQAQLDGILELDISHSDLEMDLLSLFILFMPMKNLQSVDASYNKLTINILDVEAICNFPFSKLLFLNISNNPINSLDTLCLPSTIKVIDLSFTNISQIPPNFAKKMSDLQNMYVQGNHFIYTVRPETTNAAPKFPPGSVHINAISFVRNQAGTPIESLPKKVKHLKMSNCSIVELPEWFAGTMEELLFLDLSSNRISVLPVLPASLQHLDISNSDIKIIPPSFKSVSNLTIFNIQNNKITDMHPEYFPSTLTKCDISKNKLNMLSLTDALEKLEHLNVSGNLITRLEPASHLSALANLDSSHNLISELPDHFGKSLPILKYFNLSGNKISFLQHGSLPASLIELDISDNAITTIVEDTFGQLTSLSVLTVQGKHFFCNCDLYWFVNVYIHNPHLQINGKGNLRCSFPPDRRGLLVESSNLTLLHCSLGIQMAITACVAILVVLVLTGLCWQFDGLWYVRMGWYWCMAKRKQYEKRPENKPFDVFISYSEEDANWTKENLLEKLETDGFKICYHERDFKPGHPVLGNIFYCIENSHKVLFVLSPSFVNSCWCQYELYFAEHRVLNENQDSLIMIVLEDLPPNSVPQKFSKLRKLLKRKTYLKWSPEEHKQKMFWHQLAAVLKTTNEPLVRAENGSAQDMYEME from the exons ATGGAGAATACTTTACCGATTTCACCAGGGAAGAAGCACCTCTGTCGCAAGCCACCTCCGCCAGcctggcagaggggagcagggctgcagaTGCAGCTAGTCCAGGCGGGGCCGGGTGGTTCCTGGGCggttcccatcccaccccacaccCCTCCTGGCACTACAAAAGGCAACGGCAGTGGCAGCAGGTACCAGCGAGGGAGCAGCGCCAAGCACGGCAG GATGAGAATCCTTACCAGAACCCTTCATTTCTACTTCATTTCTTTCTTACTTAGTAGAGCAAATGGATTCCTCACTCTGAGAACACCTACAGCCTATGCCTTCCCATTTTATAACTACTCCTACTTAAACCTCTCTTCTGTATCAGAAGCACAAGCTCCAAAAATGGCAAGAGCTCTCAATTTCTCACATAATGTAATTGAAAAAATAACCAAGAGAGACTTGGAAGGTTTTGACGCACTGGAAGTTTTAGACCTTTCATACAATCAGATTAAGGACATCGAACCTGGTGCATTTGAGAGCCTGCTCAGCCTTGTTTCTGTGAATTTATCATTTAACGATAAGAAGCTTCTTGTACCAGGTCTTCCACCCCACCTGAAGCGCTTACCCACTAGCAAAGCCTCAGGGTCTTTGCGGCTTTCCAAGTACTTTGACAAACCCTCAGAGGCTGCTCTGGAGCCTTCTGTATCTGCCGAGGAGCTGCCACATTTGGGAGGGCCATCCATCCTGCAAAATGTTAATCCGAGGCTCAGACGAAGTACAGAGAATCTTCTTCGAAGACCAGAGAAAAATGTAACAGTCTCTCCAACAGCCACATTAAAGCCCGATTTCTGTGGAGCACCAATAAACGGGATACTCAATCTGTCAAACAGCAAACTCTCCGAGGAAGAGCTGATGTTAAAACTGGATCCAGATCTCTGCCAAGCTCAGCTGGATGGTATTTTGGAGCTTGACATTAGTCACAGTGACCTGGAAATGGATCTTCTGTCGCTGTTCATCCTGTTTATGCCAATGAAAAACCTGCAGTCTGTTGATGCCAGTTACAACAAATTAACAATTAACATTCTAGATGTTGAGGCGATCTGTAACTTCCCATTCAgcaagcttttgtttttaaatattagcAACAATCCCATAAACAGCTTGGATACACTGTGTCTCCCATCAACCATCAAGGTAATTGATTTGTCCTTCACCAACATAAGTCAAATACCCCCAAATTTTGCTAAAAAGATGTCTGACTTACAAAACATGTATGTTCAAGGAAATCACTTCATATATACTGTACGGCCAGAAACCACTAATGCAGCTCCAAAATTTCCCCCTGGATCTGTACATATTAATGCCATTTCATTTGTCAGAAACCAGGCTGGTACACCCATTGAAAGCCTTCCGAAGAAAGTGAAACACCTGAAAATGTCCAACTGCTCCATTGTAGAACTGCCAGAGTGGTTTGCTGGCACAATggaagaattattatttttggaTCTCAGCAGCAACCGGATTTCTGTGCTTCCCGTCTTACCTGCCTCCCTGCAGCATCTCGACATAAGCAACAGCGATATTAAAATAATACCGCCTAGTTTTAAATCTGTCTCCAACTTAACAATATTtaatattcaaaataataaaattacagatATGCATCCCGAGTATTTCCCATCGACTTTAACAAAATGCGATATTAGTAAAAATAAGTTGAACATGTTGTCATTGACTGATGCCCTGGAGAAACTCGAACATCTTAATGTTTCTGGAAACTTAATCACCAGACTGGAACCTGCCAGCCACCTTTCCGCGCTCGCTAATCTGGACAGCAGTCACAACCTCATTTCAGAACTCCCCGATCACTTTGGGAAATCTCTTCCaatcctgaaatattttaatttatcagGGAATAAGATCTCCTTTCTACAGCATGGCTCTCTCCCAGCTTCTCTGATCGAGTTAGACATTAGCGACAATGCCATTACTACCATAGTGGAGGACACTTTTGGCCAGTTAACGAGTTTGAGTGTTTTGACTGTTcaaggtaaacattttttttgtaactgtgaTTTGTACTGGTTCGTGAATGTCTATATCCACAACCCTCATCTGCAGATAAATGGCAAAGGAAACCTCAGGTGCAGCTTTCCGCCAGACAGAAGGGGCTTGTTGGTGGAGAGCAGCAACCTCACGCTTCTGCACTGTTCCCTGGGCATCCAGATGGCTATTACAGCTTGCGTTGCCATCCTGGTTGTTTTGGTGTTAACCGGCTTATGCTGGCAGTTCGATGGGCTGTGGTACGTGAGAATGGGTTGGTACTGGTGTATGGCGAAGAGGAAGCAGTACGAGAAGAGGCCAGAAAACAAGCCCTTTGACGTCTTCATTTCATACAGCGAAGAAGACGCAAACTGGACAAAAGAGAATCTACTGGAAAAACTGGAAACTGATGGATTCAAGATATGTTACCATGAGAGGGATTTCAAACCGGGGCATCCAGTACTGGGTAACATTTTTTACTGCATAGAAAACAGCCATAAAGTCCTTTTTGTTCTCTCTCCCAGTTTTGTGAACAGCTGCTGGTGTCAGTACGAACTGTATTTTGCTGAACACCGGGTCCTGAATGAAAATCAGGATTCCCTCATCATGATTGTGCTGGAAGACCTCCCGCCCAACAGCGTGCCACAGAAGTTCAGCAAACTCAGGAAACTGCTGAAGAGGAAAACCTACTTGAAGTGGAGCCCTGAGGAGCACAAACAGAAAATGTTCTGGCATCAGCTAGCAGCTGTCTTAAAAACAACCAACGAACCACTTGTGAGAGCAGAAAATGGATCTGCTCAGGATATGTATGAGATGGAATGA
- the LOC126038153 gene encoding toll-like receptor 2 isoform X2, giving the protein MRILTRTLHFYFISFLLSRANGFLTLRTPTAYAFPFYNYSYLNLSSVSEAQAPKMARALNFSHNVIEKITKRDLEGFDALEVLDLSYNQIKDIEPGAFESLLSLVSVNLSFNDKKLLVPGLPPHLKRLPTSKASGSLRLSKYFDKPSEAALEPSVSAEELPHLGGPSILQNVNPRLRRSTENLLRRPEKNVTVSPTATLKPDFCGAPINGILNLSNSKLSEEELMLKLDPDLCQAQLDGILELDISHSDLEMDLLSLFILFMPMKNLQSVDASYNKLTINILDVEAICNFPFSKLLFLNISNNPINSLDTLCLPSTIKVIDLSFTNISQIPPNFAKKMSDLQNMYVQGNHFIYTVRPETTNAAPKFPPGSVHINAISFVRNQAGTPIESLPKKVKHLKMSNCSIVELPEWFAGTMEELLFLDLSSNRISVLPVLPASLQHLDISNSDIKIIPPSFKSVSNLTIFNIQNNKITDMHPEYFPSTLTKCDISKNKLNMLSLTDALEKLEHLNVSGNLITRLEPASHLSALANLDSSHNLISELPDHFGKSLPILKYFNLSGNKISFLQHGSLPASLIELDISDNAITTIVEDTFGQLTSLSVLTVQGKHFFCNCDLYWFVNVYIHNPHLQINGKGNLRCSFPPDRRGLLVESSNLTLLHCSLGIQMAITACVAILVVLVLTGLCWQFDGLWYVRMGWYWCMAKRKQYEKRPENKPFDVFISYSEEDANWTKENLLEKLETDGFKICYHERDFKPGHPVLGNIFYCIENSHKVLFVLSPSFVNSCWCQYELYFAEHRVLNENQDSLIMIVLEDLPPNSVPQKFSKLRKLLKRKTYLKWSPEEHKQKMFWHQLAAVLKTTNEPLVRAENGSAQDMYEME; this is encoded by the coding sequence ATGAGAATCCTTACCAGAACCCTTCATTTCTACTTCATTTCTTTCTTACTTAGTAGAGCAAATGGATTCCTCACTCTGAGAACACCTACAGCCTATGCCTTCCCATTTTATAACTACTCCTACTTAAACCTCTCTTCTGTATCAGAAGCACAAGCTCCAAAAATGGCAAGAGCTCTCAATTTCTCACATAATGTAATTGAAAAAATAACCAAGAGAGACTTGGAAGGTTTTGACGCACTGGAAGTTTTAGACCTTTCATACAATCAGATTAAGGACATCGAACCTGGTGCATTTGAGAGCCTGCTCAGCCTTGTTTCTGTGAATTTATCATTTAACGATAAGAAGCTTCTTGTACCAGGTCTTCCACCCCACCTGAAGCGCTTACCCACTAGCAAAGCCTCAGGGTCTTTGCGGCTTTCCAAGTACTTTGACAAACCCTCAGAGGCTGCTCTGGAGCCTTCTGTATCTGCCGAGGAGCTGCCACATTTGGGAGGGCCATCCATCCTGCAAAATGTTAATCCGAGGCTCAGACGAAGTACAGAGAATCTTCTTCGAAGACCAGAGAAAAATGTAACAGTCTCTCCAACAGCCACATTAAAGCCCGATTTCTGTGGAGCACCAATAAACGGGATACTCAATCTGTCAAACAGCAAACTCTCCGAGGAAGAGCTGATGTTAAAACTGGATCCAGATCTCTGCCAAGCTCAGCTGGATGGTATTTTGGAGCTTGACATTAGTCACAGTGACCTGGAAATGGATCTTCTGTCGCTGTTCATCCTGTTTATGCCAATGAAAAACCTGCAGTCTGTTGATGCCAGTTACAACAAATTAACAATTAACATTCTAGATGTTGAGGCGATCTGTAACTTCCCATTCAgcaagcttttgtttttaaatattagcAACAATCCCATAAACAGCTTGGATACACTGTGTCTCCCATCAACCATCAAGGTAATTGATTTGTCCTTCACCAACATAAGTCAAATACCCCCAAATTTTGCTAAAAAGATGTCTGACTTACAAAACATGTATGTTCAAGGAAATCACTTCATATATACTGTACGGCCAGAAACCACTAATGCAGCTCCAAAATTTCCCCCTGGATCTGTACATATTAATGCCATTTCATTTGTCAGAAACCAGGCTGGTACACCCATTGAAAGCCTTCCGAAGAAAGTGAAACACCTGAAAATGTCCAACTGCTCCATTGTAGAACTGCCAGAGTGGTTTGCTGGCACAATggaagaattattatttttggaTCTCAGCAGCAACCGGATTTCTGTGCTTCCCGTCTTACCTGCCTCCCTGCAGCATCTCGACATAAGCAACAGCGATATTAAAATAATACCGCCTAGTTTTAAATCTGTCTCCAACTTAACAATATTtaatattcaaaataataaaattacagatATGCATCCCGAGTATTTCCCATCGACTTTAACAAAATGCGATATTAGTAAAAATAAGTTGAACATGTTGTCATTGACTGATGCCCTGGAGAAACTCGAACATCTTAATGTTTCTGGAAACTTAATCACCAGACTGGAACCTGCCAGCCACCTTTCCGCGCTCGCTAATCTGGACAGCAGTCACAACCTCATTTCAGAACTCCCCGATCACTTTGGGAAATCTCTTCCaatcctgaaatattttaatttatcagGGAATAAGATCTCCTTTCTACAGCATGGCTCTCTCCCAGCTTCTCTGATCGAGTTAGACATTAGCGACAATGCCATTACTACCATAGTGGAGGACACTTTTGGCCAGTTAACGAGTTTGAGTGTTTTGACTGTTcaaggtaaacattttttttgtaactgtgaTTTGTACTGGTTCGTGAATGTCTATATCCACAACCCTCATCTGCAGATAAATGGCAAAGGAAACCTCAGGTGCAGCTTTCCGCCAGACAGAAGGGGCTTGTTGGTGGAGAGCAGCAACCTCACGCTTCTGCACTGTTCCCTGGGCATCCAGATGGCTATTACAGCTTGCGTTGCCATCCTGGTTGTTTTGGTGTTAACCGGCTTATGCTGGCAGTTCGATGGGCTGTGGTACGTGAGAATGGGTTGGTACTGGTGTATGGCGAAGAGGAAGCAGTACGAGAAGAGGCCAGAAAACAAGCCCTTTGACGTCTTCATTTCATACAGCGAAGAAGACGCAAACTGGACAAAAGAGAATCTACTGGAAAAACTGGAAACTGATGGATTCAAGATATGTTACCATGAGAGGGATTTCAAACCGGGGCATCCAGTACTGGGTAACATTTTTTACTGCATAGAAAACAGCCATAAAGTCCTTTTTGTTCTCTCTCCCAGTTTTGTGAACAGCTGCTGGTGTCAGTACGAACTGTATTTTGCTGAACACCGGGTCCTGAATGAAAATCAGGATTCCCTCATCATGATTGTGCTGGAAGACCTCCCGCCCAACAGCGTGCCACAGAAGTTCAGCAAACTCAGGAAACTGCTGAAGAGGAAAACCTACTTGAAGTGGAGCCCTGAGGAGCACAAACAGAAAATGTTCTGGCATCAGCTAGCAGCTGTCTTAAAAACAACCAACGAACCACTTGTGAGAGCAGAAAATGGATCTGCTCAGGATATGTATGAGATGGAATGA